Proteins from a genomic interval of Demetria terragena DSM 11295:
- a CDS encoding enoyl-CoA hydratase/isomerase family protein, with protein sequence MVEGAGEPLVRLQRHGEGGHVAELILDRPSAMNAVSTQMAEAIAEATRELAADDQVRCVVLTSTHERAFCVGADLKERASFSDADLVRQRPIARRAYGGVLDLPMPVIAAVDGFALGGGLELALACDVIVCGDGALVGLPEVSVGVIPGGGGTQLLVRRVGWSRASRLIFSAAKVSAQEAYDLGVVDELVPSGTARDAALGLATTIGANSPVGLRNAKKAMRLGGDAGLAAGLEIEDACWRATAFSGDRIEGVRAFAEKRPPQWPGQ encoded by the coding sequence ATGGTTGAAGGTGCAGGAGAACCTCTAGTACGCCTGCAGCGGCATGGTGAGGGCGGGCACGTTGCGGAACTGATCCTGGACCGTCCGTCGGCGATGAACGCCGTGTCGACCCAGATGGCCGAAGCCATCGCGGAAGCAACACGCGAGCTTGCGGCAGACGACCAGGTACGTTGCGTGGTCCTCACCTCGACGCACGAGCGGGCCTTTTGTGTCGGCGCCGATCTCAAGGAGCGCGCTTCTTTCTCGGACGCTGACCTGGTGCGCCAACGACCCATTGCCCGACGTGCGTATGGCGGAGTGCTGGACCTGCCCATGCCCGTCATCGCGGCGGTGGATGGCTTCGCACTCGGCGGCGGCCTCGAACTCGCCCTCGCCTGCGATGTCATCGTCTGTGGCGACGGCGCGCTCGTCGGGTTGCCGGAGGTGTCTGTCGGTGTGATCCCCGGTGGAGGAGGCACGCAACTTCTGGTTCGGCGCGTTGGGTGGTCTCGGGCGAGCCGTCTCATCTTTTCCGCCGCCAAAGTGTCGGCGCAGGAGGCGTACGACCTCGGGGTGGTAGATGAACTCGTTCCCTCGGGAACGGCTAGGGACGCCGCACTGGGGTTGGCGACGACGATCGGCGCCAACTCACCGGTCGGCCTTCGCAACGCGAAGAAAGCGATGCGCCTAGGCGGCGATGCTGGCCTCGCCGCTGGCCTGGAGATTGAAGATGCTTGCTGGCGCGCAACAGCGTTTTCCGGCGACCGAATCGAGGGCGTTCGCGCCTTCGCCGAGAAGCGGCCACCACAGTGGCCGGGACAGTGA
- a CDS encoding response regulator transcription factor, producing MTRVLLAEDDPAISEPLARALRREGYEVDICPDGQSALDAAERSPDLVLLDLGLPVIDGLEVCRRMRSDGRTFPVLILTARADEVDTVVGLDAGADDYVTKPFRLAELLARVRALLRRAPIEMEQEAVHLDTDARRAFLGDSELQLTAKEYDLLRVLVRESGKVVSREQLMREVWDTQWVGSTKTLDMHVSILRRKLGEDASEPKFITTIRGVGFRFDPEGTI from the coding sequence ATGACCCGAGTTCTCCTTGCAGAGGATGACCCGGCGATCTCGGAGCCACTGGCGCGCGCGCTGCGCCGTGAAGGTTATGAGGTGGACATTTGCCCGGATGGCCAGTCGGCGCTGGATGCCGCTGAGCGATCCCCTGACCTTGTCCTGCTCGACCTCGGGCTCCCTGTAATCGACGGCCTGGAGGTATGCCGTCGGATGCGCAGCGACGGGCGAACCTTCCCCGTCCTCATCCTCACCGCGCGGGCCGACGAGGTCGACACCGTGGTCGGTCTCGATGCGGGGGCTGACGACTATGTCACCAAACCGTTCCGGCTGGCTGAGCTGCTGGCACGCGTCCGGGCGCTCCTGCGTCGGGCGCCCATCGAGATGGAGCAGGAAGCCGTTCACCTCGACACCGATGCGCGCCGGGCCTTCCTGGGGGACAGCGAACTTCAGTTGACCGCCAAGGAATACGACCTGCTGCGGGTGCTGGTCCGCGAGTCCGGAAAGGTGGTCTCGCGCGAACAACTCATGCGCGAGGTGTGGGACACCCAATGGGTGGGATCAACCAAGACCCTCGACATGCACGTGTCCATCTTGCGTCGCAAACTTGGCGAGGACGCCTCGGAACCCAAGTTCATCACGACCATCCGCGGGGTTGGTTTCCGCTTTGATCCGGAGGGAACCATCTAG
- a CDS encoding adenylate/guanylate cyclase domain-containing protein: MTTPHGFRDGDDRARFVDAIHERVMQSPRTLRRAEIAERAGVDPERTRELWRALGFANARDDDIIFTERDAEALRQVTDLVGDDVISEATTRGLARAYGRSMDRLAMWQTQVLSDLVTGEQLALDSESARRTAELTADLADRLEPLLVYVWRRNVAQAVSRLVADSEPESHLGVRRTVGFADLVSFTSLVRRLSERDLAELVTRFEALASDMVSLHGGALIKTVGDEILFTHESPADAAAIALDLVDAVDRDDLIPHLRVGLSQGRVLARQGDVYGDTVNRAARLTATARPGGVLVDHDVAWSIATHPRFTVEELDAIDLAGIGTLRPWTLTRGPGGPTDEEETAWLKVQENL; the protein is encoded by the coding sequence ATGACAACTCCCCATGGATTCCGAGATGGCGATGACCGCGCCAGGTTTGTCGATGCGATTCACGAACGAGTGATGCAGTCGCCCCGGACGCTGCGCCGCGCCGAGATTGCCGAACGGGCAGGTGTCGACCCAGAACGCACCCGGGAGTTATGGCGAGCTCTGGGATTCGCCAACGCCCGCGATGACGACATCATCTTTACGGAGCGGGACGCTGAGGCGCTGCGGCAGGTGACTGACCTCGTGGGTGATGACGTCATCTCCGAGGCGACGACGCGCGGGCTCGCGCGCGCATACGGCCGCAGCATGGATCGCCTGGCGATGTGGCAGACGCAGGTTTTGAGCGACCTGGTGACGGGCGAACAACTGGCCCTCGACAGCGAATCCGCGCGACGCACCGCAGAGTTGACGGCTGACCTCGCGGATCGTCTCGAACCGCTGCTGGTCTATGTGTGGCGCCGCAATGTCGCGCAAGCGGTGTCCCGACTCGTGGCAGACAGCGAGCCGGAAAGTCACTTGGGCGTCCGCCGCACGGTGGGCTTCGCGGACCTGGTCAGTTTTACCTCGTTGGTGCGCAGACTCAGTGAACGGGATTTGGCCGAACTGGTCACTCGATTCGAGGCGCTGGCCTCGGACATGGTGAGTCTCCATGGCGGAGCGCTGATTAAGACCGTGGGAGATGAAATTCTCTTCACCCACGAGTCACCTGCGGATGCGGCGGCTATTGCGTTGGATCTGGTTGACGCGGTCGACCGAGACGATCTGATCCCGCACCTTCGGGTTGGACTTTCCCAGGGCCGCGTGTTGGCGCGTCAAGGGGATGTCTACGGTGACACCGTCAACAGGGCAGCACGGTTGACAGCGACGGCGCGCCCCGGCGGTGTGCTCGTCGACCACGACGTCGCATGGTCGATAGCCACGCACCCGCGTTTCACCGTCGAGGAACTCGACGCGATTGATCTCGCGGGTATTGGCACCCTGCGTCCGTGGACGTTGACGCGAGGGCCGGGCGGTCCGACCGACGAAGAGGAGACAGCATGGTTGAAGGTGCAGGAGAACCTCTAG
- a CDS encoding ATP-binding protein: MSLRDRLLRSSFLTLVVAATIAVAPVVVFGAVYAVLAWPLSQIAVMNLVVLGGWLVLALCGLAVGRRMARRAAEDIAEPMTDLAVQAGAIGRRPPPKHSLESGIEEVDAVSEVLRQRALEITQRLASEREFASDASHQLRTPLTALLIRLEEITLLDDPVEMREEAAVCITQVERLTRVVDDLLRRTPAGPDGELADTPLDSVLAELQQEWQPTYARARRSIKVVGQRGLRLHARRDDLLQIISTLLENSLKHGAGLVEVGAEQSGPSVVLEVGDEGQGVDLALAPYIFERRVTTGGTGLGLGLARDLAQANGGRLELVEAQPARFGLFLSASADPPEEFDPSLL, encoded by the coding sequence GTGTCCCTGCGCGACCGGCTGCTGCGGTCGAGTTTCTTGACGCTTGTCGTCGCGGCGACGATCGCGGTTGCTCCCGTCGTGGTTTTCGGCGCGGTGTATGCCGTGCTGGCGTGGCCGCTCAGCCAGATCGCCGTCATGAACCTCGTGGTCCTCGGTGGCTGGCTGGTGCTGGCGCTCTGCGGGCTTGCTGTGGGTCGGAGGATGGCGCGTCGCGCGGCCGAAGACATCGCGGAGCCGATGACCGACTTGGCAGTCCAGGCCGGGGCGATCGGCCGACGTCCCCCTCCTAAGCACTCGCTGGAGTCTGGGATCGAGGAGGTCGACGCGGTATCCGAAGTGCTGAGACAGCGTGCCCTGGAGATTACCCAGCGATTGGCGAGTGAGCGCGAATTCGCCTCGGACGCGTCACATCAGTTGCGGACTCCGTTGACGGCGTTGCTGATTCGCCTGGAAGAGATCACGCTGCTCGACGACCCGGTGGAGATGCGCGAGGAGGCTGCGGTCTGTATCACCCAGGTGGAGCGGTTGACGAGGGTTGTCGATGACCTTTTGCGGCGGACCCCGGCTGGACCTGACGGCGAACTCGCTGACACGCCACTGGATTCGGTGTTGGCGGAGTTGCAACAGGAGTGGCAGCCGACGTACGCGCGTGCTCGGCGCAGCATCAAGGTCGTCGGTCAGCGCGGCCTCCGATTGCATGCACGACGTGATGACCTGCTGCAAATCATCTCTACTCTGCTGGAGAACTCGCTCAAACATGGTGCAGGCCTGGTTGAGGTCGGCGCCGAACAGAGCGGTCCTTCAGTCGTGCTTGAAGTCGGTGATGAAGGTCAAGGCGTTGACCTGGCGCTGGCTCCGTACATCTTTGAGCGGCGTGTCACAACGGGCGGGACCGGTTTGGGTCTGGGCTTGGCTCGGGACCTGGCCCAGGCGAACGGTGGCCGCCTGGAACTGGTCGAGGCTCAGCCCGCGCGGTTCGGGCTATTTCTCTCGGCGTCGGCCGATCCGCCGGAGGAGTTCGATCCCTCACTGCTGTGA
- a CDS encoding 5-(carboxyamino)imidazole ribonucleotide synthase, with product MPLRAPGSFPVVGIIGGGQLARMTQPPAINLSITLSVLAESEEASAALAVPSAPVGACSDLEAVRAFARTCDVVTFDHEQVPAEVLAALQEDGVVMHPSPEALVFAQDKLAMRRRLSAAGLPCPAWAEVANLAALETFGQEHGWPVIVKTPRGGYDGKGVRVVQSAAEASDWFERSAGQPLLAEEKVAFTRELAVMVARSPSGQAAVWPVAETVQVDGICTEVLAPAPELDSELAAQVAADALTIAGDLDVTGVMAVEIFETVGSDGGATYVINELAMRPHNSGHWTIDGSVTSQFEQHLRAVLDLPLGDPSPRSRWTVMGNVLGGDYPELYPAYRHLLARDPGLKVHLYGKGVRPGRKIGHVNVSGDNLNDLRERARHAADYFQGVITE from the coding sequence ATGCCTCTGCGCGCTCCCGGATCGTTTCCCGTCGTGGGCATCATCGGCGGTGGACAACTCGCCCGGATGACTCAACCTCCCGCGATCAACCTGTCCATCACCCTGTCGGTGCTCGCCGAGAGCGAGGAGGCCAGTGCGGCGTTGGCCGTGCCATCGGCACCGGTGGGCGCCTGTAGCGACCTCGAGGCCGTACGCGCCTTCGCGCGCACTTGCGATGTGGTGACCTTCGACCACGAACAGGTGCCGGCTGAGGTGTTGGCTGCGCTCCAGGAGGACGGCGTGGTGATGCATCCTTCGCCGGAAGCCCTGGTGTTTGCGCAGGACAAGCTGGCGATGCGTCGGCGCTTGAGTGCCGCTGGGCTGCCCTGCCCAGCGTGGGCGGAAGTCGCGAATCTCGCAGCACTGGAGACCTTTGGGCAGGAACACGGTTGGCCGGTCATCGTGAAGACCCCACGGGGCGGCTATGACGGCAAGGGCGTCCGCGTCGTGCAGTCGGCGGCCGAGGCGTCCGACTGGTTTGAGCGCTCAGCCGGGCAGCCGTTGCTGGCCGAAGAGAAGGTGGCCTTCACGCGCGAGTTAGCGGTGATGGTGGCCCGTAGCCCCTCTGGGCAGGCTGCGGTGTGGCCGGTCGCGGAGACCGTTCAGGTCGACGGCATCTGTACCGAGGTCCTGGCCCCCGCTCCTGAGCTTGACTCCGAGCTCGCCGCGCAGGTGGCCGCCGATGCGTTGACGATTGCGGGCGATCTCGACGTCACCGGGGTGATGGCCGTGGAGATCTTTGAAACGGTGGGCTCTGACGGGGGCGCGACGTACGTCATCAATGAGTTGGCTATGCGGCCGCACAACAGCGGGCACTGGACGATTGACGGGTCGGTCACCAGCCAGTTCGAGCAGCACCTGCGAGCGGTGCTCGACCTGCCCCTGGGCGATCCCTCGCCGCGGTCCCGCTGGACCGTGATGGGCAATGTCCTCGGCGGCGACTATCCCGAGTTGTATCCGGCGTACCGACACCTTCTGGCGCGAGACCCCGGGCTGAAGGTCCATCTCTATGGCAAGGGTGTCCGTCCGGGCCGAAAGATCGGACACGTCAATGTGTCCGGTGACAACCTCAACGATCTTCGCGAGCGGGCGCGCCACGCCGCTGACTACTTCCAGGGAGTGATTACCGAATGA
- a CDS encoding GtrA family protein: protein MLDRLRGAMGILWREAAKFGIVGAVAFVVDMGGFNLLSHGPLDDKVTTAKILSGAVATVVAWIGNRWWTFRHRNNRPVAHEVTLFFGVNGIGLAISAAWLAFTHYALGMDSVLATNVNAFIGIGLGTLFRFWAYRQVVFAHEYVGDPEPDDLHSSEGSNSSGGSADAERNSPNRAG from the coding sequence GTGCTTGACCGCCTCCGGGGCGCCATGGGCATTCTGTGGCGTGAGGCAGCGAAGTTCGGCATCGTCGGCGCTGTCGCATTCGTCGTCGACATGGGCGGCTTCAATCTGCTGTCTCACGGACCACTCGATGACAAAGTCACCACCGCCAAAATCCTCAGCGGCGCGGTCGCGACCGTGGTCGCCTGGATTGGCAATCGTTGGTGGACCTTCCGCCACCGCAACAACCGACCCGTCGCCCACGAGGTCACGCTCTTTTTCGGAGTGAACGGGATCGGCCTCGCCATCTCCGCTGCCTGGCTAGCTTTCACTCACTACGCGCTGGGCATGGACAGCGTGCTCGCCACCAACGTCAACGCGTTCATCGGCATCGGCCTCGGCACACTGTTCCGCTTCTGGGCGTACCGGCAAGTCGTCTTCGCCCATGAATACGTCGGCGACCCAGAACCCGATGACCTTCACAGCAGTGAGGGATCGAACTCCTCCGGCGGATCGGCCGACGCCGAGAGAAATAGCCCGAACCGCGCGGGCTGA
- a CDS encoding biotin--[acetyl-CoA-carboxylase] ligase has protein sequence MSHSDLTAKSLRRPLDQQRLAARLEGTRWLAAEVFDSIGSTNEEAAKNAIPGRVLVASHQTSGRGRLARPWVAPPHASVAISVVLPLPVDSAQWGWAPLLVGIVVRRALAPRAPQVGMKWPNDLLARAEDDDEWRKLVGILCQTSVGPDGPVLVVGVGINTDVRLEERPVDTATSLRMLGQPVDDPEDLVADVLDGLAEVEQWLHAAPAALEQHKMAYRRECLTIGLAVRVETPEGNLEGIAHAIDDAGRLVVRHAAGDTALAVGDVVHVRPGAGSGSGWR, from the coding sequence GTGAGCCACAGTGACCTGACCGCGAAGTCACTCCGGCGACCCCTCGATCAGCAGCGCCTCGCCGCACGGCTCGAGGGCACCAGATGGCTCGCCGCCGAGGTTTTCGACTCCATCGGCTCTACGAATGAAGAGGCCGCCAAGAACGCGATCCCCGGACGCGTTCTGGTCGCCTCCCACCAGACCAGCGGGCGGGGGCGCCTTGCCCGACCCTGGGTCGCGCCGCCGCATGCTTCGGTGGCGATCTCCGTCGTCCTTCCTCTGCCGGTGGACTCTGCCCAGTGGGGGTGGGCGCCGCTTCTCGTGGGAATCGTCGTACGCCGCGCCCTCGCACCGCGTGCTCCTCAGGTGGGAATGAAGTGGCCCAATGACCTGCTCGCCCGGGCTGAAGACGATGACGAATGGCGCAAACTCGTGGGCATCCTGTGCCAGACGTCGGTGGGTCCTGATGGCCCGGTATTGGTAGTCGGCGTCGGCATCAACACCGACGTGCGCCTGGAGGAGCGACCGGTAGACACCGCCACGTCTCTACGCATGCTTGGCCAGCCGGTCGACGATCCGGAGGACCTGGTCGCCGATGTGCTTGATGGTCTTGCTGAGGTCGAACAGTGGTTGCACGCTGCCCCAGCCGCACTGGAGCAGCACAAGATGGCCTATCGGCGAGAGTGCCTGACCATTGGACTCGCCGTGCGCGTCGAGACTCCGGAAGGGAACCTCGAAGGCATTGCGCACGCCATCGACGACGCAGGCCGCCTGGTTGTACGCCACGCCGCCGGGGACACCGCGCTCGCCGTCGGTGACGTCGTGCATGTCCGACCCGGGGCCGGAAGCGGGAGTGGGTGGCGATGA